The following coding sequences lie in one Pontibacter sp. G13 genomic window:
- a CDS encoding response regulator, protein MGSGTFELGSMAFPGKRILIVEDDDINLMIAQHVLKKTGYVIETADNGETAVEIVKDRPFDLILMDIEMPIMGGLEATPLIRELEYGRAVPIIALTAHSLPEKLEQFKAAGITDYLTKPIDKEKFASIADRFLSV, encoded by the coding sequence ATGGGATCGGGAACTTTCGAACTAGGTAGCATGGCTTTTCCCGGCAAACGCATCTTGATTGTAGAAGATGACGACATCAATTTGATGATCGCCCAGCATGTTCTGAAAAAGACCGGATACGTCATTGAAACTGCGGACAATGGCGAGACCGCAGTGGAAATCGTCAAGGATCGACCCTTTGATCTGATCTTGATGGATATCGAAATGCCCATCATGGGTGGACTCGAAGCCACCCCCCTAATCCGCGAACTCGAATATGGTCGAGCCGTGCCCATCATTGCCCTCACAGCCCACAGTCTACCCGAGAAGCTGGAACAATTCAAAGCAGCGGGTATCACAGACTATCTCACCAAACCCATCGACAAGGAAAAATTCGCCTCCATTGCAGATCGCTTCCTGAGCGTATAA
- a CDS encoding tetratricopeptide repeat protein, translating into MKHLLPVILILLMAGAGCRSTQKAFQRGNYEKAVFNSIERLRRSPNNVKSRETLREAYPAMVDYINDRVISAKQSPDPFKWESIMRYYRTLNRAYDELQRAPAALEVVYDPRNYETEYNQAVYNAADARYAVARQDLDRGKAGDRESAKNAYRNFERALAIRPNFKDAIDLKAEALDYATLIIQIEPIPMHSQSLALTNEFFENQLYEYIASAGFNQFILFVSGKESEVARRNPDQVIQMVFDEFQVGDAFVKETVFNRKKDSVVVGQVEVNDSLYDAYGTVEAEVHSFTKTITSDGLLDLRIIDNRTGAILSQRKFPGSYAWTDSWGYYKGDDKALSEEDEKICSKDKESPNPDAQFLFVEFTKPIFTQVTSFVKEYYRSY; encoded by the coding sequence ATGAAGCATCTGTTACCCGTAATTCTCATCCTCCTCATGGCTGGCGCTGGCTGCAGGAGCACCCAGAAAGCCTTCCAACGGGGCAACTATGAGAAAGCCGTCTTCAATTCCATCGAGCGCCTCCGCCGTTCCCCCAACAATGTCAAATCTCGAGAGACGCTCCGAGAAGCATACCCTGCAATGGTGGATTACATCAACGATCGGGTCATCTCCGCCAAACAGAGTCCCGACCCGTTCAAGTGGGAATCCATCATGAGATACTACCGCACCCTCAATCGCGCTTATGATGAGCTTCAACGTGCACCGGCTGCCTTGGAGGTTGTGTACGATCCTCGCAATTACGAAACTGAATATAACCAAGCCGTCTACAATGCAGCTGATGCACGGTATGCAGTAGCTCGCCAAGACCTGGATCGTGGCAAGGCTGGAGATCGCGAAAGCGCCAAAAATGCCTATCGGAATTTCGAACGCGCATTGGCGATTCGCCCGAATTTCAAGGATGCCATAGACCTCAAAGCTGAAGCGCTTGACTATGCCACCCTCATCATTCAGATCGAACCCATCCCGATGCATTCGCAGTCCCTCGCACTGACCAACGAGTTTTTCGAAAACCAGCTCTACGAATACATCGCCTCAGCCGGCTTCAACCAATTTATCCTGTTTGTCTCCGGCAAGGAGTCCGAGGTTGCTCGCCGAAACCCCGACCAAGTCATTCAAATGGTCTTTGACGAGTTCCAAGTGGGAGATGCCTTTGTCAAGGAGACGGTATTCAACCGCAAAAAAGATAGTGTGGTTGTCGGCCAGGTAGAAGTGAACGACTCCCTGTATGATGCCTATGGAACGGTCGAGGCAGAAGTTCACAGCTTCACCAAAACCATCACCTCCGATGGCCTATTGGACCTCCGGATCATCGACAACCGCACTGGCGCCATCCTTTCTCAACGCAAATTCCCAGGCTCCTACGCATGGACCGATAGCTGGGGATACTACAAGGGAGACGACAAGGCACTCTCTGAGGAAGACGAGAAAATCTGCTCCAAAGACAAGGAGTCGCCCAATCCTGACGCTCAATTCCTGTTCGTGGAATTCACCAAGCCCATCTTTACCCAAGTCACTTCCTTTGTGAAGGAATACTACCGGTCTTATTGA